Proteins encoded by one window of Chanos chanos chromosome 7, fChaCha1.1, whole genome shotgun sequence:
- the LOC115816989 gene encoding odorant receptor 131-2: MTNNTTTSEAYTALRVWASAVSFIILAFFNLVINWTILREERLRNYARFVLVFYLLSSALVYFAVCFGFYLQIYLEIQTSKSTCVALITILTTSASNNLLTLTAMALDRYCAICFPLKYGSICFKQWPWLIGILTWAVASIIPLTLFLKDSKEERFCRREQLKQGEIQKILLISICTALILYSYVRILMEGKRLGVLNRRNRVACKTIALHGAQLAVYILPNFISFVLHVLQTKGLLSIEEKEQFAVFNFVFFSLAQCIAPIVYGLRKEELLEQLYQRFPCLSFRLKSVLEWTISLTHPQRHSQTRERKLTSETLITGLADVSQTSV, from the coding sequence ATGACAAACAACACGACGACGAGCGAAGCATATACTGCTTTACGTGTTTGGGCATCAGCAGTCTCCTTCATAATTTTGGCTTTCTTCAACCTTGTCATTAACTGGACGATACTGCGCGAGGAGCGACTTCGAAACTATGCACGGTTCGTACTAGTGTTCTACCTGTTGTCCTCGGCGCTCGTGTATTTTGCGGTGTGTTTTGGGTTCTACCTGCAAATCTACTTGGAGATCCAGACGAGTAAATCCACCTGTGTGGCGCTAATAACAATCTTGACCACCAGTGCATCAAACAATCTTCTAACGCTAACGGCCATGGCGTTGGACCGTTACTGTGCTATTTGTTTCCCTCTCAAGTACGGGAGTATTTGTTTCAAACAGTGGCCGTGGCTCATCGGAATTCTGACTTGGGCTGTGGCTTCCATCATCCCCCTCACCCTGTTCCTAAAAGACTCAAAAGAGGAAAGGTTTTGTCGTCGGGAACAGCTGAAACAAGGGGAGATACAAAAAATCTTGCTAATATCCATTTGCACAGCACTAATTCTTTATAGCTATGTAAGGATTTTAATGGAGGGGAAACGCTTGGGAGTGCTGAATCGGAGAAACCGTGTCGCGTGCAAGACCATTGCATTGCATGGCGCTCAGCTCGCGGTCTATATCCTTCCCAATTTCATAAGCTTTGTGCTACACGTTCTACAAACAAAAGGACTTTTGAGCATCGAGGAAAAGGAGCAGTTTGCGGtgtttaattttgtctttttcagctTGGCGCAGTGCATCGCGCCAATCGTATACGGACTGCGCAAAGAGGAGCTTTTGGAACAACTCTATCAGAGATTCCCATGTTTGTCTTTTCGCTTGAAAAGTGTCCTGGAATGGACGATTAGCTTAACCCATCCTCAGCGTCATTCTCAGACTCG